From Patescibacteria group bacterium, a single genomic window includes:
- a CDS encoding penicillin-binding protein gives MKKKKVSAHFLLVAWEKLPPQKKDRYGLTVIFSLIIIFAYFFILRDLPLPTKLTTREIPQTTKILDRHGTLLYNIYTDQNRTMVKFEEIPLKLRQATIAIEDREFYRHGGFAFSGIIRALREIVLHRQLQGGSTITQQLVKSALLTPERTVQRKIKEALLSYFVDKIYSKDQILEMYLNQVSYGGTAWGIEAASHTYFGKSVKDLSLAETALLAGLPAAPTYYSPYGTHPELAKARQHEVLRRMVEDGYISSAEAETAKKQKLNYLPLKTDIKAPHFVMYVKEQLIQKYGAKLVEQGGLKVTTTLDLALQEFAQKTVASEVASLKDLRVKNGAALITRPPTGEILAMVGSKDYFAEDEDGNVNVTISLRQPGSAIKPLNYAVGLASGQITLASLFLDIPTCFAIANQPLYCPVNYDGKFHGPVQTRFALGNSYNIPAVKMLALNKVETLIATASAMGISTFKDPSRYGLSLTLGGGEVTMTDMATAFGVFANTGIRKDLVSLLKVENNQGKTLEEYKDPNLKIDLKNLTFPSTLQIDGPRVLKNEVTFLISHLLLDQNARSAAFGESYLNIPGRAVSVKTGTTDDKKDNWTIGFTPNFLVATWVGNNDSTAMNPWLTSGVTGAAPIWYKIMRVVLKDQPDLWPQKPDGIVGANICQLSGKLPGDSNCPTRFEYFLEGTVPKEVENLKRQILIEKDTQRQAIFIQDPQAPPIPLEKLEMKEKQVVSDPFTPEYCLDCPHDGDRPVIVK, from the coding sequence ATGAAGAAAAAAAAGGTTTCTGCTCATTTCCTCCTTGTGGCCTGGGAAAAGTTGCCCCCCCAAAAAAAAGACCGCTATGGTTTAACCGTTATTTTTTCTTTAATTATCATTTTTGCCTATTTTTTTATTTTGCGTGATCTGCCTTTACCGACCAAACTGACGACTCGCGAAATACCTCAGACCACTAAGATTTTAGACCGTCACGGCACGCTTCTTTATAATATTTATACCGATCAAAATCGAACGATGGTGAAGTTTGAGGAAATTCCCCTAAAGCTTCGTCAAGCCACCATTGCCATTGAAGACAGAGAATTTTATCGTCACGGCGGTTTTGCTTTTAGCGGCATCATCAGGGCCTTAAGAGAAATTGTTCTCCATCGCCAACTCCAGGGCGGCTCAACGATTACCCAGCAGCTGGTTAAAAGCGCTCTTTTAACGCCGGAACGAACCGTCCAAAGAAAAATAAAAGAAGCGCTTCTTTCTTATTTTGTGGACAAAATTTACAGCAAAGACCAAATCCTCGAGATGTATTTAAATCAGGTTTCCTACGGCGGCACCGCCTGGGGCATTGAAGCGGCCAGTCATACCTATTTCGGCAAAAGCGTTAAAGATTTAAGCTTAGCCGAAACCGCTCTTTTGGCGGGATTGCCGGCCGCCCCGACTTATTATTCTCCTTATGGCACTCATCCTGAATTAGCCAAAGCCAGACAGCACGAGGTCTTGCGCCGTATGGTCGAAGATGGATATATTTCGTCTGCAGAGGCTGAAACGGCCAAAAAACAAAAATTAAATTATTTACCCTTAAAAACAGATATCAAGGCCCCTCATTTTGTCATGTATGTCAAGGAACAACTGATTCAAAAATACGGGGCCAAGCTCGTGGAACAAGGAGGTTTAAAGGTCACAACGACTTTAGATCTAGCTTTGCAGGAATTTGCCCAAAAGACCGTCGCCAGCGAAGTGGCCAGCTTAAAGGATCTTCGGGTTAAAAACGGCGCCGCCTTAATCACCCGACCCCCGACCGGAGAAATCTTGGCCATGGTCGGTTCCAAAGATTATTTTGCCGAGGATGAAGACGGCAACGTGAATGTGACGATTTCTTTACGCCAACCCGGCTCGGCCATTAAACCCCTTAACTACGCGGTGGGTTTGGCTTCAGGCCAGATTACCCTGGCCAGTCTTTTTTTAGATATTCCGACTTGTTTTGCTATTGCCAATCAGCCTCTTTATTGTCCGGTCAATTACGACGGCAAGTTTCATGGTCCGGTGCAAACCAGGTTCGCCCTGGGTAACTCCTACAATATCCCGGCGGTTAAGATGTTAGCCTTAAATAAGGTGGAAACGCTGATTGCCACCGCTTCGGCCATGGGTATTTCCACCTTTAAAGACCCCTCAAGGTACGGCCTTTCCTTAACTTTGGGCGGCGGCGAGGTGACAATGACGGACATGGCGACCGCCTTTGGCGTTTTTGCCAATACCGGCATCAGAAAAGATCTCGTCTCCCTTTTAAAAGTCGAGAACAATCAGGGCAAAACCTTAGAAGAATACAAAGATCCTAATTTGAAAATTGATTTAAAAAATTTAACCTTCCCCTCAACTTTGCAGATTGACGGGCCCAGGGTTTTAAAAAACGAGGTGACATTTTTAATCTCTCATCTTTTATTGGATCAAAACGCCAGAAGCGCCGCTTTTGGCGAAAGCTATTTAAATATTCCAGGGAGAGCCGTCTCGGTTAAGACCGGAACCACGGATGATAAAAAGGATAACTGGACCATCGGCTTTACGCCCAATTTTCTCGTTGCCACCTGGGTCGGCAATAACGACAGCACGGCGATGAATCCCTGGTTGACTTCGGGCGTGACCGGGGCGGCGCCGATTTGGTACAAAATCATGCGTGTTGTGTTAAAAGACCAACCCGATCTTTGGCCGCAAAAACCAGACGGAATTGTCGGCGCCAATATTTGTCAGCTTTCCGGCAAATTGCCAGGCGACTCCAATTGTCCGACCAGATTTGAATATTTTCTTGAAGGCACCGTCCCTAAAGAAGTTGAAAACCTCAAAAGACAGATTTTGATAGAAAAAGATACACAAAGACAAGCAATTTTTATTCAGGATCCGCAAGCGCCACCCATTCCTCTAGAGAAATTAGAAATGAAAGAAAAACAGGTTGTCTCCGATCCTTTTACCCCGGAATATTGTCTTGATTGCCCCCACGACGGCGACCGGCCGGTGATTGTCAAATAA
- a CDS encoding aldehyde dehydrogenase family protein, with product MPDFFQEIKDKPPAGGIPTYKYFCDGEWLTSKSGKTVEIISPVTNQVIGKVQSLTKEEIDEAVEAAYWAQLAWQKVPLDKRAKVLHLAADWLREQKDDLTDFLVLEIGKNLIEAEDEVLRTADLIDYFAEGGRALQGEILESDAFPGYEKGKQAIVSRVPVGVVLAIAPFNYPINLSASKIAPALIAGNAVVLKPPTQGGLSALHLVEIFKKAGLPPGILNTVTGEGSVIGDYLVTHPKVSMISFTGSSLIGDKIARKAGMIPLLFECGGNNPAIVLDNADLDLTAKEIIKGAYAFSGQRCTAIKYVLALDPVMEKLKEKLGKVIEELVCMGDPRQKETKMVGPLISLQTATQVEDRLIKAKVAGAEIVLGGKRKGLYIEPTILDHVKPYWEIVKVETFGPVLSLIRVQNLSEAVRIINESLYGLQACLFTQDEGTAIRLAGKINVGTVQINGKPQRGPDHFPFLGIKGSGVGVQGVKYALEAMTRLKPVVLNKPE from the coding sequence ATGCCCGATTTTTTTCAGGAAATTAAAGACAAACCGCCGGCTGGCGGAATCCCGACCTACAAATACTTTTGTGATGGTGAATGGTTGACTTCAAAAAGTGGGAAGACCGTTGAAATTATTTCTCCGGTCACAAATCAAGTTATAGGCAAAGTGCAAAGCCTGACCAAAGAAGAAATTGACGAAGCGGTGGAAGCCGCTTACTGGGCTCAACTTGCCTGGCAAAAAGTTCCTCTCGATAAGAGGGCAAAAGTCCTTCATTTGGCTGCCGATTGGCTAAGAGAACAAAAAGACGACCTGACTGATTTTTTGGTTTTGGAAATCGGTAAAAATTTAATAGAAGCGGAGGACGAGGTCTTAAGAACCGCCGACCTCATTGATTATTTTGCTGAAGGAGGCCGGGCTTTACAAGGGGAAATTCTGGAGTCCGACGCTTTCCCCGGCTATGAAAAAGGGAAACAAGCCATTGTTTCTCGAGTTCCGGTGGGTGTTGTCTTGGCGATTGCCCCTTTTAATTATCCGATTAATTTATCAGCCTCCAAGATCGCGCCGGCCTTAATTGCCGGCAACGCGGTCGTTTTAAAACCGCCCACCCAGGGGGGACTCTCGGCTCTTCATTTAGTCGAAATTTTTAAAAAAGCCGGTTTGCCGCCCGGCATCTTGAATACGGTGACCGGCGAGGGGTCGGTTATCGGTGATTATTTAGTGACTCATCCTAAGGTTTCGATGATTTCTTTTACCGGCTCGAGTTTGATAGGGGATAAAATTGCCCGCAAAGCGGGGATGATTCCGCTCCTTTTTGAATGCGGCGGTAATAATCCGGCCATCGTTTTGGACAATGCCGACCTAGATCTGACGGCGAAAGAAATCATTAAAGGCGCTTATGCTTTTTCCGGTCAAAGATGTACGGCCATTAAATATGTTTTAGCTCTTGATCCGGTCATGGAAAAATTAAAAGAAAAACTTGGCAAGGTGATTGAAGAGCTAGTTTGCATGGGGGATCCCCGCCAAAAAGAAACCAAAATGGTCGGACCCCTTATCAGCCTTCAGACAGCAACTCAAGTTGAGGACAGGCTTATTAAGGCTAAGGTGGCGGGCGCGGAAATTGTTTTGGGGGGCAAGAGAAAAGGCTTATACATTGAGCCGACGATCTTAGATCACGTTAAACCCTACTGGGAAATTGTTAAAGTCGAAACTTTCGGGCCGGTCTTGTCTTTAATCAGGGTTCAAAATTTAAGCGAAGCCGTCAGGATTATTAACGAAAGCTTATATGGGCTGCAGGCTTGTCTTTTTACTCAAGACGAAGGAACGGCGATTCGGTTAGCGGGAAAAATTAACGTCGGTACGGTTCAAATCAACGGTAAGCCGCAACGAGGGCCGGACCACTTTCCGTTTTTAGGCATTAAAGGTTCGGGTGTGGGCGTCCAGGGAGTTAAATATGCGCTCGAAGCGATGACGCGTCTTAAACCCGTGGTTTTAAATAAGCCCGAGTGA